A genomic segment from Juglans regia cultivar Chandler chromosome 14, Walnut 2.0, whole genome shotgun sequence encodes:
- the LOC118344567 gene encoding uncharacterized protein LOC118344567 — MKGVMRFVKKGKLSPRYIGPFEILDRIGPVAYRVALPTAFSGVHNVFHVSMLRKYIHDPTHIIDHEPLQIQEDMTYTEEPLRILDRKEQVLQNRTISLVKVLWNNHAINEASSEFEEEMRVKYPRLFEGNYYSL; from the coding sequence atgaaaggagttatgagattcgtAAAGAAAGGTAAGTTGAGCCCGAGATACATTGGaccgtttgagattcttgatcggattggaccagtggcgtACAGGGTGGCTCTACCAACGGCGTTCTCGGGAGTGCATAACGTGTTCCATGTGTCCATGTTGAGGAAGTATATCCATGACCCCACTCACATCATAGATCATGAACCCTTGCAGATTCAAGAAGACATGACCTATACCGAGGAACCATTACGGATTCTAGAcaggaaagagcaagtgttGCAGAATCGAACTATTTCTTTAGTTaaagtattgtggaataatcatgctatcaatGAAGCATCTTCggaattcgaggaagagatgcgGGTAAAGTATCCTCGCTTGTTCGAAGGAAATTATTATAGCTTGTAG